Proteins co-encoded in one Uloborus diversus isolate 005 chromosome 9, Udiv.v.3.1, whole genome shotgun sequence genomic window:
- the LOC129229967 gene encoding RNA-binding protein Pasilla-like isoform X1, with protein sequence MASEVHYLDQEQGNGTYHFKILVPSVAAGAIIGKGGETIEQLQRDAGAKVKMSKATDFYPGTTERVCLITGSIEGIQRVHEFIMEKIHEKPDPNAKIAIDFDHRQPAEREKQVKILVPNSTAGMIIGKGGSYIQQIKEESGSYVQISQKSTEHALVERCITVIGEIDSNKKACNMILSKIVADPQSGSCLNISYADVTGPVANFNPTGSPFANPRSVSSGSISDNNTNFSVNSSLNSLSPSVTNSFHSPRPSATFTESVPYLGMGIGNPAIPPTNVIQAIEMIRNLLRSNGYSEQAVSEISAALNTLASYRILAIGGINGIPIISTLGMGINSSPAAGNTISQCAISNQGMYASEPVGAGASMFGPIGSPGSGMSVLGSDCTSPTASRSSDHFLAKTEAAMFESFRRPSPDLASPSAAALPMNNNSFGLETCLMAGSVVSKKNSMISDQQIIDATKIQIEVGENLVGAILGPGGKDLVEIHRFSGANIQISKKGIFAPGTRNRIVTITGTPEAVNTAQYLIERQLSDEEAKRAQQNAMEALR encoded by the coding sequence ATGGCTTCTGAAGTGCACTACCTTGATCAAGAGCAAGGAAATGGGACCTATCATTTCAAAATCCTGGTCCCTTCTGTTGCTGCAGGAGCCATCATCGGAAAGGGGGGAGAGACCATTGAGCAGTTACAAAGAGATGCTGGTGCGAAAGTAAAAATGTCAAAAGCAACAGATTTTTATCCAGGTACGACTGAAAGGGTCTGTCTAATTACAGGCAGTATTGAAGGTATACAACGTGTTCATGAGTTCATCATGGAAAAAATCCATGAGAAGCCTGATCCCAATGCAAAAATTGCAATTGATTTTGATCATAGGCAACCTGCAGAGCGAGAGAAACAAGTTAAAATTCTTGTACCCAACAGCACAGCAGGTATGATTATAGGTAAAGGTGGTAGTTATATTCAACAAATAAAGGAAGAAAGTGGTAGTTATGTTCAGATATCTCAAAAATCTACCGAGCATGCACTAGTTGAACGTTGTATAACTGTTATTGGAGAAATTGATAGTAACAAAAAAGCTTGCAATATGATTCTATCAAAAATTGTTGCTGATCCCCAAAGTGGAAGCTGTTTAAATATAAGTTATGCTGATGTCACAGGTCCTGTAGCCAATTTCAATCCCACAGGATCACCTTTTGCTAATCCTCGCAGTGTTTCTAGTGGTTCCATTAGTGACAACAATACTAATTTCAGCGTCAATAGTAGTTTAAATAGCCTCAGCCCTTCCGTGACCAATAGTTTTCACAGTCCTCGTCCTAGTGCTACTTTCACTGAATCTGTGCCATATCTTGGAATGGGAATTGGTAATCCTGCCATTCCTCCTACTAATGTTATTCAGGCTATAGAAATGATTAGAAATTTGCTCAGAAGCAATGGATACTCGGAACAGGCTGTGTCAGAGATAAGCGCTGCCTTGAATACGTTAGCTAGTTACAGAATCCTGGCAATTGGTGGAATAAATGGTATCCCAATCATAAGTACCTTAGGTATGGGAATCAATAGCTCACCTGCAGCTGGTAATACTATATCTCAGTGTGCAATATCGAATCAAGGAATGTATGCATCTGAACCAGTGGGAGCTGGAGCTAGTATGTTTGGTCCTATTGGAAGTCCTGGTAGTGGAATGTCTGTGCTCGGATCTGATTGTACTTCACCCACTGCTTCTCGTTCGAGCGATCATTTTCTGGCTAAAACCGAAGCAGCTATGTTTGAATCATTTCGCCGACCATCCCCAGATCTTGCTTCGCCAAGTGCAGCTGCTTTACCAATGAATAACAACTCATTTGGCCTTGAAACATGCTTGATGGCAGGATCGGTCGTTTCCAAGAAGAATTCCATGATTAGTGATCAGCAAATTATAGATGCTACTAAAATCCAGATTGAAGTTGGTGAAAATCTTGTTGGAGCAATATTAGGACCGGGGGGTAAAGATCTTGTTGAAATTCATCGTTTTAGTGGAGCTAATATTCAAATCTCGAAGAAAGGAATTTTTGCACCTGGAACCCGTAATCGCATTGTCACCATTACAGGCACCCCAGAAGCAGTCAATACTGCCCAGTATCTGATTGAGCGTCAATTGTCTGATGAAGAGGCTAAAAGAGCTCAGCAAAATGCAATGGAAGCTTTGCGttag